The Mercenaria mercenaria strain notata chromosome 10, MADL_Memer_1, whole genome shotgun sequence genome contains a region encoding:
- the LOC123560025 gene encoding toll-like receptor 6 has product MEGGTTVLTCWMFACLIFCINGLTPGCEYVHLTLTCSGPNMTDVPENIFANTTEIKIKHADIKTLNTSAFSQTKKLHGLIVEHSGVTDLVDEAFADLKFLDMISLKGNKLITLQNGIFSNLTLLKVLRLSENSLVSVDGIFDGLTNLEKLSLNDNQIVTIATDTFRDLTSLHHLELNNNKIKEIQPRAFENMKMLMLLGLGDNPIRSVDNIFPSDMMLQYLNQTACELSTFPSDLPSSLKYLKLTKNKIRRISKSDTQRYSDLNALILEDNALGYIEPGSFSSMTSLTDIFLFVNHLEHIPGPFPASIKSIHLDNNRIESIPPDIFQNGTKLNILSLRINNITSIHTNAFQNIESIQELHLERNTLSILHDETFKFALGLKYLNLNHLTLTAVYPDCFSNLNSLTKLKMSFVRVSKDQVYGNIFRNLPMLEELQLQESPTLAEIFITNLIIERKKVKTITQLNLEDNGLETLSSDVQKYLPNIQKLSLRGNKFHCNANILWLRIWHNIEPDKLHKFDQVRCYLPRHLQGQRIEDVQIGQFNDQTSSENDNLDTVSHPYHIPTDDPFQTTTEQAYYFHYPDYDYEYLYQYDYSNGSTVQSISNHPIPALTFQTTTPLSEDDRKTVNSNNTVETYNHSNNSTIKSISNHSRQATIFKTATPLSDDGKQTENPNIKDNENHDIGHTGKPPAKNNGGNSSSLKTVGIAFGMAFGVIIVMLFGALLVYKLWQRKHNAAMKTGRHQNGGQDYVFVAAQTDRRDKPEPKVHRKLSRAERGSTTSHASEDITNSDTDMKVYIMDIDA; this is encoded by the coding sequence atggAAGGAGGAACGACTGTGTTGACGTGCTGGATGTTCGCTTGTTTGATTTTCTGTATTAATGGTCTTACACCAGGTTGTGAATATGTTCACCTAACTTTGACCTGTTCCGGACCTAACATGACTGACGTACCAGAAAATATCTTTGCAAATacaactgaaattaaaataaagcATGCCGATATCAAAACACTGAACACTTCTGCTTTCAGTCAAACCAAGAAACTTCATGGATTAATTGTAGAACACAGTGGGGTCACTGACCTAGTGGATGAAGCTTTCGCTGACCTGAAATTCTTAGATATGATTTCGCTAAAAGGAAATAAGCTCATTACCCTTCAAAATGGCATTTTCTCCAATCTGACTTTACTGAAGGTGCTGCGACTTAGTGAGAATTCGCTTGTATCAGTAGATGGAATATTTGACGGTCTTACAAATTTGGAAAAATTAAGTCTAAATGATAATCAGATTGTCACCATAGCAACGGACACCTTTAGAGACCTCACAAGCCTACATCACCTAGAACtgaacaacaataaaattaaagaaattcagCCACGAGCATTTGAGAACATGAAAATGCTAATGCTTCTGGGACTAGGAGATAATCCTATAAGATCTGTTGACAATATCTTCCCCAGTGATATGATGCTGCAGTACCTAAACCAAACAGCTTGCGAACTCTCAACATTTCCGAGTGACCTTCCATCATCACTGAAATATCTTAAACTCACGAAAAACAAGATCAGACGAATTTCGAAATCTGACACGCAGAGATATTCAGACCTGAATGCACTGATTTTAGAGGACAATGCTTTGGGGTACATTGAACCTGGGTCATTTTCTTCAATGACTTCtctcacagacattttccttttTGTGAACCATCTAGAACATATTCCTGGTCCGTTCCCAGCCAGCATCAAGAGCATACACCTTGATAACAACCGGATTGAATCGATTCCTCCTGACATCTTCCAAAATGGAACTAAACTTAATATTCTCTCACTTCGTATAAATAACATTACTTCTATTCACACAAATGCCTTCCAAAATATAGAATCAATTCAAGAATTACATCTCGAAAGGAACACGCTATCTATTTTACATGATGAAACATTCAAATTCGCTTTGGGACTGAAGTATCTAAATTTAAACCATCTGACACTGACAGCGGTTTACCCCGACTGTTTTTCCAATCTGAACTCTTTGACTAAActaaaaatgtcatttgtgcGCGTCTCAAAGGATCAAGTGTATGGAAATATATTCCGAAATTTGCCGATGCTTGAAGAACTGCAGCTACAGGAGAGTCCAACACTGGCTGAAATTTTTATCACCAATCTTATCATAGAAAGGAAAAAGGTGAAAACTATTACACAGTTGAACCTTGAAGATAATGGACTGGAAACATTAAGTTCTGATGTACAAAAGTACTTACCTAACATACAGAAGCTTTCATTACGAGGAAACAAGTTTCACTGCAATGCTAATATACTATGGCTGCGAATCTGGCATAATATTGAACCAGACAAACTTCACAAATTCGATCAAGTTCGCTGCTATCTACCGCGACATCTTCAAGGTCAACGAATTGAAGATGTCCAAATTGGGCAGTTTAACGATCAGACCAGTTCTGAAAATGACAACCTTGACACCGTTTCTCATCCTTACCACATTCCTACTGACGATCCATTCCAAACGACAACTGAACAAGCGTACTACTTTCATTATCCAGATTACGACTATGAATATCTTTATCAGTACGACTACTCAAATGGCTCTACCGTACAGAGTATTTCAAATCATCCGATCCCGGCACTAACTTTCCAAACAACAACACCCTTGTCCGAGGACGACAGAAAAACAgtaaattcaaataacactgttGAGACATACAACCATTCAAATAACTCtacaataaaaagtatttcaaatcATTCAAGACAGGCAACAATTTTCAAAACAGCAACACCCTTGTCTGATGAtggaaaacaaacagaaaatccCAACATCAAAGACAATGAAAACCATGATATAGGACACACGGGTAAACCACCAGCTAAAAACAATGGAGGAAATTCATCCAGTTTGAAAACTGTCGGGATAGCATTTGGTATGGCGTTTGGTGTAATCATAGTGATGCTCTTTGGTGCTTTACTTGTATACAAACTATGGCAAAGAAAGCATAATGCCGCTATGAAAACTGGGCGACATCAAAATGGAGGGCAGGATTACGTTTTTGTTGCTGCGCAGACAGACAGACGTGACAAACCAGAACCTAAAGTTCACAGGAAATTGTCACGGGCAGAGAGGGGATCGACGACATCACATGCCAGCGAGGACATAACAAATTCTGATACTGACATGAAAGTCTACATAATGGATATAGATGCATAA
- the LOC123544471 gene encoding protein timeless homolog, translating into MVMHVELQATCSALGYQEGKSYVKEPDCLETVKDLIRFLKREDETCDIRRQLGHAQIVQNDLLPILVQYSKEETLWETVIRLLVNLTQPAVLCFNGQIPEDKTLRNYFLEVESHLQSIKEAFVNEEVFAVITGKLGDLLKLDWEHRHEEHRLLIERLLILIRNILHVPTNPDDEMRTDDDASIHDQVLWALHVSGLEDILLYIASSEEERNLSMHILEIVSLMFREQTADMLAAAGVQRSVSEKVKDERELEMVREQEKLQKKANQMKFSSRHSRFGGTYVVKNFKSISDNDLIYHKQQGDVSKINLDTNKKPKKKPKNRKPIIDREVKRRSTLSIRLGLKEFCIQFLENCYNPLMYAVKDILNREKSQEHDETYYLWSMRFFMEFCRLHSGQVDLVSETMSVQAFHYIQVQLFQYYEMQQMEKKEAIVWGKRTHLALKAYQELLLTLDSMDKSGNTTLMESSKVIKSNIFYMMEFRDIFLTLLRHFDQNRQSRSYLKDLIETTHLFLKMLENFSKKTGHLVVQKKKKKTGGRKKKPRNQENTGHVEPSEQELEDLWDEISSELSAIFQGRSDIPDDVAPFDAASEIDVDQQRVDAMIRIQDCMREKKAGEAVAVFRAAREVWPDRNEFGSADIAPEDEFMALREIFMTSLPMNLMH; encoded by the exons ATGGTGATGCATGTGGAGCTGCAGGCAACTTGTAGTGCCCTCGGGTATCAGGAAGGCAAATCCTACGtgaaagaaccagactgtcttg AGACTGTCAAAGATTTGATTCGGTTCTTGAAGCGGGAAGACGAGACATGTGACATACGCCGTCAGCTAGGTCACGCCCAAATTGTACAGAATGATCTTCTGCCTATACTTGTACAATATAGCAAAGAGGAAACTCTTTGGGAAACTGTTATAAG GTTGTTGGTGAATCTAACCCAGCCAGCAGTGTTGTGTTTCAATGGTCAGATTCCAGAAGATAAGACCCTGAGGAACTACTTTCTTGAAGTGGAGTCACATTTACAGTCAATAAAAgag GCATTTGTAAATGAGGAGGTTTTTGCAGTTATCACTGGCAAACTTGGGGACCTTTTAAAGCTG GACTGGGAACATCGACATGAGGAGCATCGCTTACTGATAGAGCGTCTTCTGATACTGATCCGAAATATACTACATGTTCCGACCAACCCTGATGATGAAATG AGGACAGATGATGATGCTAGCATTCACGATCAAGTTCTCTG GGCTCTGCATGTGAGTGGTTTAGAAGACATCTTGCTCTACATTGCCAGCTCAGAAGAGGAGCGAAACCTATCTATGCATATACttgaaattgtctcccttatgtTCAGAGAACAG ACTGCAGATATGCTGGCAGCAGCAGGAGTACAGAGATCTGTCAGCGAGAAAGTGAAAGATGAAAG AGAGTTGGAGATGGTGAGAGAACAGGAAAAGTTACAGAAGAAAGCTAATCAGATGAAATTCAGCTCTAG ACATTCACGATTTGGAGGGACGTATGTTGTGAAGAATTTCAAGTCAATCAGTGATAATGACCTGATTTACCATAAACAACAAGGAGACGTCTCAAAGATAAACCTAGATACAAACAAGAAGCCGAAAAAGAAACCGAAGAATCGGAAACCTATAATAGATAGAGAGGTGAAGCGAAGGTCCACGCTTAGCATACGTCTGGGGTTGAAGGAGTTCTGTATACAGTTCTTGGAGAATTGTTACAATCCTTTGATGTATGCAGTCAAG GACATTCTGAATCGAGAGAAGTCGCAAGAACATGACGAGACATACTATCTGTGGTCAATGCGTTTCTTCATGGAGTTCTGTAGGCTACATAGCGGTCAAGTGGATCTTGTCAG TGAGACAATGTCGGTACAAGCATTCCACTACATTCAAGTACAGCTGTTCCAATATTATGAAATGCAGCAGATGGAGAAAAAAGAAGCAATTGTTTGGGGCAAAAG AACACATCTAGCACTAAAGGCCTACCAGGAGTTACTGTTAACACTGGACTCTATGGATAAATCTGGAAATACCACACTGATGGAGAGCTCTAAAGTCATCAAAA GTAACATATTCTACATGATGGAGTTTCGAGATATATTCCTGACATTACTGAGGCATTTTGATCAAAATAGACAATCTAG GTCGTATTTGAAAGATCTCATAGAGACAACCCACCTGTTCCTGAAGATGCTGGAAAACTTCTCAAAAAAGACTGGTCATCTTGTGGtacagaagaaaaagaagaaaacaggAGGAAGGAAAAAGAAGCCTAGAAATCAAG aaaatacaggtcatgttgaACCTAGTGAGCAGGAACTGGAAGATTTATGGGACGAGATTTCAAGCGAGTTGTCGGCCATTTTCCAGGGACGTAGCGATATTCCAGATGATGTAGCTCCGTTTGACGCAGCATCAGAAATAGATGTGGACCAACAAAG AGTGGATGCTATGATTCGTATCCAAGACTGCATGAGGGAGAAGAAAGCAGGGGAGGCTGTAGCAGTTTTCAGAGCAGCTAG GGAAGTATGGCCAGACCGCAATGAGTTTGGTTCTGCAGACATAGCTCCTGAAGACGAGTTCATGGCCTTGAGGGAAATATTTATGACCAGTTTACCAA TGAACCTGATGCATTAG